A window of the Roseovarius sp. S88 genome harbors these coding sequences:
- a CDS encoding nitroreductase → MTPDGEAFRRVMQARYSCRAFKSNPVPRDVIEDILNTARHTASWNNVQPWQVVIASGAETEAFRQALLKEVQEGKPGPDLPWPEAYPDELGDRRRTCGYGLYNAVGIAREDRAARARQSMRNFELFDAPHVAILHTPRVLGAYGALDAGGFLTAFMAAATAQGVGTIAQAAVAAYPDMIRRHFGLPEERMVLCAISFGYADTEHPVNNYRTEREAFEDIVSFRG, encoded by the coding sequence ATGACACCAGATGGAGAGGCGTTTCGGCGAGTGATGCAGGCACGCTATTCTTGCCGCGCGTTCAAATCGAACCCGGTGCCACGGGATGTGATTGAGGACATCCTCAATACGGCGCGTCACACGGCCAGTTGGAACAATGTGCAGCCATGGCAGGTGGTCATTGCCTCGGGGGCGGAAACAGAAGCGTTTCGCCAAGCTCTGTTGAAAGAAGTGCAGGAAGGAAAGCCTGGGCCTGACCTGCCTTGGCCGGAGGCTTATCCTGATGAATTGGGCGACCGGCGGCGCACTTGCGGTTATGGGCTTTATAATGCGGTTGGGATTGCACGTGAAGATCGCGCTGCACGGGCACGCCAATCAATGCGAAACTTTGAGCTGTTTGATGCACCACACGTGGCCATTCTTCATACGCCACGCGTTCTTGGGGCCTATGGAGCACTGGATGCCGGAGGGTTTCTGACAGCATTCATGGCTGCCGCCACGGCACAGGGGGTCGGGACCATCGCACAGGCGGCTGTTGCGGCCTATCCCGATATGATCCGGCGTCACTTTGGCCTGCCTGAGGAGCGGATGGTCCTCTGCGCGATTTCCTTTGGCTACGCAGATACTGAGCATCCTGTAAATAACTATCGGACAGAGCGCGAAGCGTTTGAAGACATCGTGAGTTTTCGCGGTTGA
- a CDS encoding TFIIB-type zinc finger domain-containing protein encodes MPDDRAPVEEHRFPCDNCGADFRYAPREEQLICDHCGNTEDVTQSSPWASSVRELDFQAALDGQLAEAEIEETRVVQCPNCAAQVEFDETLHAAECPFCATPMVTDTGIHRHIKPRGLLPFSVEEPAARGAMSDWLGSLWFAPNGLQDYARKGRKMQGIYVPYWTYDADTKSHYRGERGTVYYENKTVMRDGKRQNVRVAKVRWRPVSGRVARFFDDVLVLASRTLPKRYTDALEPWDLSDLRPYSPEYLAGFRAEGYQVELPDGFSEARQIMDNVIARDVRFDIGGDRQRIHSISTDIKDVTFKHVLLPVWLAAYKYRGKTYRFVVNGRNGKVQGERPYSAIKIAIAVVLGAIAAAAVGYVVAMNQ; translated from the coding sequence ATGCCAGATGATCGCGCGCCAGTCGAAGAACACCGCTTTCCCTGCGACAATTGCGGTGCCGATTTTCGCTATGCCCCGCGCGAAGAGCAACTGATCTGTGATCATTGCGGCAACACCGAGGATGTCACGCAGTCCAGTCCTTGGGCCTCCTCGGTTCGAGAGCTGGATTTTCAAGCGGCTTTGGATGGACAACTGGCCGAAGCCGAGATCGAGGAAACCCGGGTGGTGCAGTGCCCCAACTGTGCCGCGCAGGTGGAGTTCGACGAGACGCTACATGCCGCTGAATGCCCATTTTGTGCAACGCCTATGGTCACGGATACCGGCATTCATCGGCACATCAAGCCAAGAGGGCTTTTGCCCTTCAGTGTTGAAGAACCGGCCGCGCGGGGGGCGATGTCGGACTGGCTTGGCAGCCTGTGGTTCGCGCCCAATGGACTGCAGGACTATGCCCGCAAGGGACGCAAGATGCAGGGCATTTATGTGCCCTATTGGACCTATGATGCTGATACCAAGTCGCATTACCGAGGCGAACGCGGCACGGTTTATTATGAAAACAAAACCGTCATGCGCGACGGCAAGCGCCAAAATGTGCGCGTGGCCAAGGTGCGCTGGCGGCCCGTTTCGGGGCGCGTGGCGCGGTTTTTTGATGACGTTTTGGTGTTGGCGTCGCGCACTTTGCCCAAGCGTTACACAGATGCGCTTGAGCCATGGGATCTGAGCGATCTGCGCCCTTATTCGCCTGAATATTTGGCCGGGTTTCGGGCCGAAGGCTATCAGGTGGAATTGCCCGATGGGTTCTCTGAGGCACGGCAGATTATGGACAATGTTATTGCTCGCGATGTGCGCTTTGATATCGGAGGGGACCGGCAGCGTATTCATTCGATCAGCACCGACATCAAGGATGTGACGTTCAAACATGTGCTGCTGCCGGTGTGGCTGGCCGCCTACAAGTATCGTGGCAAGACCTATCGCTTTGTGGTCAACGGACGCAACGGCAAGGTGCAGGGCGAGCGGCCCTATTCAGCCATCAAGATTGCCATCGCCGTCGTGCTGGGTGCCATTGCTGCGGCTGCGGTTGGATATGTGGTCGCTATGAACCAATGA
- a CDS encoding SPFH domain-containing protein: MGILDFLTGEFIDVIHWTDDTRDTMVWRFEREDHEIKYGAKLTVREGQAAVFVHEGQLADVFTPGLYMLETNNMPILTTINSWDHGFKSPFKSEVYFVNTTRFNDLKWGTKNPIMLRDPEFGPTRLRAFGTYSVRVIDPAKFLIEIVGTDGEFTMDEISYQIRNIIVQAFSRIIAASGVPVLDMAANTGELGKLVAEEISAVVAEYGLTIPEFYIENISLPPAVEEALDKRTSMGVAGDLRRFRDYSTAEAMTAAARNPDGGGGMGAGLGMGMGMAMATQMAGHQTPPPPPVEHVWHIAENGKTHGPYSKADLGRMAGEGKLTRETYVWTAGQDGWLLADEVQELAQLFTVMPPPPPKV, encoded by the coding sequence ATGGGCATTCTAGATTTTCTCACAGGTGAATTCATCGATGTCATCCATTGGACGGATGATACGCGGGACACCATGGTCTGGCGGTTTGAGCGCGAGGATCATGAGATCAAATATGGAGCCAAGCTGACCGTGCGCGAAGGGCAAGCGGCGGTGTTTGTGCATGAGGGGCAGTTGGCGGATGTGTTTACGCCTGGGCTTTATATGCTTGAGACGAACAATATGCCGATCCTGACCACGATTAACAGCTGGGATCATGGGTTCAAAAGCCCGTTTAAATCCGAGGTCTATTTCGTCAACACCACGCGGTTTAATGACCTGAAATGGGGCACGAAGAACCCCATCATGCTGCGCGACCCGGAGTTTGGGCCAACCCGTCTACGCGCCTTTGGCACCTATTCGGTGCGCGTCATTGACCCAGCAAAGTTCCTGATTGAGATCGTTGGTACCGATGGTGAATTTACCATGGACGAGATCAGCTACCAGATCCGCAACATCATCGTGCAGGCGTTTTCGCGCATTATTGCAGCGTCGGGCGTTCCGGTACTGGACATGGCCGCAAATACAGGCGAGTTGGGCAAGCTGGTGGCGGAAGAGATTTCTGCAGTGGTTGCAGAGTATGGGCTGACCATTCCGGAGTTTTATATTGAAAACATCTCGCTGCCGCCTGCCGTAGAAGAAGCGCTCGACAAACGCACCTCGATGGGAGTTGCGGGTGATTTGCGCCGGTTCCGGGACTACTCCACCGCAGAGGCCATGACCGCTGCGGCCCGCAATCCGGATGGGGGTGGCGGCATGGGAGCTGGTCTTGGCATGGGTATGGGGATGGCCATGGCCACGCAGATGGCCGGACATCAAACGCCGCCTCCGCCTCCGGTTGAGCATGTGTGGCACATTGCCGAGAACGGCAAGACGCATGGGCCTTATTCCAAGGCTGACCTGGGCCGCATGGCCGGTGAAGGTAAGCTGACGCGCGAGACCTATGTCTGGACCGCTGGTCAGGACGGCTGGCTTCTGGCGGATGAGGTGCAGGAACTGGCCCAACTCTTTACCGTGATGCCGCCACCCCCGCCCAAAGTTTAA
- a CDS encoding DUF2927 domain-containing protein has product MHNVHRVWRTAIGLAGLVCLAGCLSSTALDPSAKPQARPADLLEGDDIQPSAASEALTLYYARLQNDLQAQDLMRTGGGGVDTPYSDTDLKRNFERIAFYNEYQNNGGLSPADDVPGRLRKWRVPVRIGIEFGARVPKDIQARDIAHIRSYAARLSRITEHPISVSNNNANFTVMIMSADDAEEASARTREILPSFQRGSVGFYNRLPRSIRCFVIAAGMENDYEYRVALAYIRSENTALQRLACIHEELAQGLGLANDSPRARPSIFNDDEEFALLTSHDEELLRTLYSPALKPGMALEEARPIFSRIFANRSGPS; this is encoded by the coding sequence TTGCATAATGTTCATCGTGTTTGGCGAACGGCCATAGGTCTGGCGGGACTTGTATGTCTCGCCGGGTGCCTGTCGTCGACAGCACTTGACCCATCAGCAAAACCACAGGCGCGTCCGGCGGATTTGTTGGAGGGCGATGACATTCAGCCTTCGGCCGCCAGCGAGGCGCTGACGCTTTACTATGCGCGGCTTCAGAATGATCTACAGGCCCAAGACCTGATGCGCACTGGCGGTGGGGGCGTGGATACCCCCTATAGCGATACAGACCTCAAGAGAAACTTCGAGCGGATCGCGTTCTATAACGAATACCAGAACAATGGCGGGCTTAGCCCAGCAGATGATGTGCCGGGCCGGTTGCGCAAATGGCGGGTGCCGGTGCGCATCGGTATTGAATTTGGCGCGCGGGTGCCCAAGGACATTCAGGCCCGTGATATCGCTCATATCCGATCTTATGCCGCACGTCTGTCGCGGATCACTGAGCATCCTATCTCGGTGAGCAACAACAATGCAAATTTCACCGTGATGATCATGAGTGCCGATGATGCCGAAGAGGCCAGTGCGCGTACACGGGAGATTCTACCGAGTTTTCAGCGCGGCAGCGTAGGGTTCTACAACCGCCTGCCACGCTCTATCCGGTGCTTCGTCATCGCAGCGGGTATGGAGAATGACTACGAGTATCGTGTGGCGCTGGCCTATATCCGCTCGGAAAACACGGCACTTCAACGGCTTGCCTGCATTCACGAGGAATTGGCGCAGGGCCTCGGTCTTGCCAATGATAGTCCTCGTGCACGACCATCTATTTTTAACGATGACGAGGAATTCGCGCTTTTGACCAGCCATGACGAGGAATTGCTGCGCACGCTTTATAGCCCTGCGCTCAAGCCTGGCATGGCTTTGGAAGAGGCGCGGCCGATCTTTTCTCGTATCTTTGCCAATCGCAGCGGTCCCAGCTGA
- a CDS encoding toxic anion resistance protein, translating into MSETIRKKAEAALAEVEEISRVILPEPKEAGAIVPLAQADPAEGAEIRKRMDEIDMGDTNSIVSFGSAAQSELQEISQSMLQGVRNKDVGPAGSSLRNIVTTIRGFSVSELDVRRERTWWEKLLGRAAPFAKFTARFETVQGQIDKITDDLLAHEHTLLKDIKSLDLLYEKTLQFYNELALYIAAGEEKLKELDETAIPAKEAEVQAAPEDQQVMQAQELRDLRAARDDLERRVHDLKLTRQVTMQSLPSIRLVQENDKSLVTKINSTLVNTVPLWETQLAQAVTIQRSAEAAAAVRDANDLTNELLTSNAENLRDANKMIREEMERGVFDIEAVKQANADLIGTIEESLQIADEGKARRAAAEEELKKMEAELRDTLAAAKSRRDGVGDNAGTAVPG; encoded by the coding sequence ATGTCAGAGACTATTCGCAAAAAAGCCGAGGCTGCATTGGCCGAAGTGGAAGAAATCAGCCGGGTGATCCTGCCTGAGCCGAAAGAGGCGGGTGCCATCGTACCGCTTGCTCAGGCGGACCCTGCCGAGGGCGCTGAAATCCGCAAGCGGATGGATGAGATTGACATGGGCGACACCAACTCGATCGTCTCATTTGGTTCGGCTGCGCAGTCCGAGTTGCAGGAGATTTCCCAATCCATGCTGCAAGGCGTGCGCAACAAGGATGTGGGTCCTGCGGGCAGTTCGCTGCGCAACATCGTGACGACCATTCGGGGCTTCTCAGTCTCTGAGTTGGATGTGCGGCGGGAGCGGACATGGTGGGAAAAGCTTTTGGGCCGTGCCGCCCCGTTTGCGAAGTTCACAGCACGGTTCGAAACCGTGCAAGGCCAGATCGACAAGATCACCGATGATCTTTTGGCGCATGAGCATACGCTTTTGAAGGATATCAAGTCGCTCGATCTGCTCTATGAGAAAACCCTGCAGTTCTACAATGAGCTGGCGCTCTACATCGCGGCGGGTGAAGAAAAGCTGAAAGAGCTGGATGAGACGGCCATTCCGGCCAAAGAGGCCGAAGTGCAGGCCGCGCCAGAAGATCAGCAGGTGATGCAGGCGCAAGAGTTACGCGATCTGCGTGCTGCGCGAGATGATCTTGAGCGCCGGGTGCATGACCTGAAACTGACGCGTCAGGTGACGATGCAATCGCTGCCCTCGATCCGGTTGGTTCAGGAAAACGACAAGTCGCTGGTGACCAAGATCAACTCGACGCTTGTGAACACCGTGCCACTTTGGGAGACGCAACTGGCGCAGGCCGTGACCATTCAGCGCTCTGCCGAAGCTGCGGCGGCGGTCAGGGATGCCAATGATCTGACCAATGAACTACTGACGTCCAATGCCGAGAACCTGCGCGATGCAAACAAGATGATCCGCGAAGAGATGGAGCGCGGCGTGTTTGACATCGAAGCGGTTAAACAGGCCAATGCCGATCTGATCGGCACCATCGAAGAGAGCCTTCAGATTGCGGATGAAGGCAAGGCCCGTCGCGCAGCTGCGGAAGAAGAACTCAAAAAGATGGAAGCCGAGCTGCGTGACACGCTTGCAGCGGCCAAGTCGCGGCGTGATGGTGTGGGCGACAATGCCGGCACGGCTGTGCCGGGCTAA
- a CDS encoding 5-bromo-4-chloroindolyl phosphate hydrolysis family protein — translation MAQRFGGKHSPDGKPSDGIPERGAYQGARRTQAGGRVNVLFLAPLPLIWAAFTSGPTGLALYLAALGLLLLAAWLTREGIVAQESYEARKVARAPGFPRKMAGSALTGLGLAVAGCASAGGLVVPVIYAALGCVLHFFAFGPDPMRDKGMEGIDKAQTDRVARVVDKAESYLSGMTDAIKRAGDRQAEARLERFQVSVRDMLRTVEDDPRDLTAARKYLGVYLMGARDATVKFADIYSRSRDAGARSDYMILLTDLEENFTAKTRKLLTDNNSDLEIEISVLRDRLAREGIRLDDTQ, via the coding sequence ATGGCTCAGCGATTTGGCGGAAAACATAGCCCCGATGGTAAGCCGTCTGATGGGATCCCCGAACGTGGGGCGTACCAAGGTGCGCGTCGGACACAGGCGGGTGGGCGTGTTAATGTTCTTTTCCTTGCACCTCTGCCACTGATCTGGGCGGCTTTTACGTCAGGGCCGACCGGTCTGGCGCTTTATCTTGCGGCCCTAGGCCTTTTGCTTTTGGCAGCTTGGCTGACGCGCGAAGGGATTGTCGCGCAGGAATCCTATGAGGCGCGCAAAGTCGCTCGGGCGCCTGGGTTCCCACGCAAAATGGCAGGCTCTGCTCTCACGGGGTTGGGTCTGGCAGTGGCAGGTTGTGCCAGCGCCGGAGGCCTCGTGGTCCCGGTCATTTATGCGGCCTTGGGGTGCGTCTTGCACTTTTTCGCCTTTGGTCCTGATCCAATGCGGGACAAAGGAATGGAAGGAATAGACAAGGCTCAAACAGATCGCGTGGCACGCGTTGTGGACAAGGCCGAAAGCTATCTCAGTGGTATGACGGATGCGATCAAACGAGCTGGAGATCGTCAGGCCGAGGCAAGGCTTGAACGGTTTCAGGTGAGTGTCCGTGACATGTTGCGCACGGTTGAGGATGACCCGCGGGACCTAACTGCGGCGCGAAAGTACCTTGGTGTGTATTTAATGGGTGCGCGGGATGCGACCGTGAAGTTCGCAGATATCTATAGTCGGTCGCGGGATGCAGGGGCGCGCTCGGACTACATGATTCTGCTCACCGATCTGGAAGAGAATTTTACGGCCAAGACGCGCAAGCTTTTGACCGACAACAACAGTGATCTGGAAATCGAAATCAGCGTTCTGCGTGACAGACTTGCACGCGAAGGTATTCGTTTGGACGACACGCAATAG
- a CDS encoding TerC family protein, with the protein MAELLTIENLGNLLMLCFLQAVLGFDNLLYISIESQRAPVAHQKAVRFWGIIIAVALRVILLFTMIQLIDAMAEPFFVFSSPGLIEGGVNFATCVFILGGIFIIYTAVKEISHMLTIEHLDTDVEGKSGKSAVKVVMLIVLMNLIFSFDSVLSALAITDVFPILATAIILSGIAMLVLADGVTRFLEKNRMYEVLGLFILLIVGVVLLGEAGQAAAHAMHDDSLALKVFGYEVIPMSKTTFYFSVLVLVAVEIIQSGYTRKLNAERRTHSKLH; encoded by the coding sequence ATGGCCGAACTATTGACGATTGAAAACCTTGGTAACCTGCTGATGTTGTGTTTTCTGCAGGCGGTTCTAGGTTTCGACAACCTTCTCTATATCTCGATTGAATCGCAGCGCGCGCCAGTCGCACACCAAAAGGCTGTGCGGTTCTGGGGTATCATCATCGCGGTAGCGCTGCGGGTGATCCTGCTTTTCACGATGATCCAGCTGATCGACGCGATGGCTGAGCCGTTCTTTGTGTTCAGTTCACCGGGGCTGATTGAGGGGGGCGTGAATTTTGCCACCTGCGTGTTTATCCTAGGCGGCATATTTATCATCTACACAGCGGTGAAAGAGATCAGTCACATGCTCACGATTGAGCATCTTGATACCGATGTAGAAGGCAAGTCAGGCAAGTCCGCTGTCAAGGTCGTGATGCTTATCGTGTTGATGAACCTTATCTTTTCCTTTGACTCGGTGTTGTCGGCTCTGGCCATCACGGATGTTTTCCCCATATTGGCCACGGCGATCATCTTGTCCGGTATCGCGATGCTTGTACTTGCCGATGGTGTGACAAGATTTCTTGAGAAAAACCGAATGTACGAGGTTTTGGGTCTCTTTATACTCCTCATCGTCGGTGTGGTCTTGCTGGGCGAGGCGGGTCAGGCGGCGGCGCATGCGATGCATGATGACAGTCTGGCGCTCAAGGTTTTCGGGTATGAGGTCATTCCGATGTCCAAGACCACCTTCTACTTCTCTGTTCTGGTACTGGTGGCTGTGGAGATCATTCAATCGGGCTATACGCGCAAGCTCAACGCTGAGCGGCGAACGCATTCCAAACTGCACTAG
- a CDS encoding sensor histidine kinase: protein MTSVRLRLLILALLPLVVLMPLLLWLAVSRWAANYDNLLIANVESDLRIAEQYLAQIMTTTGDGVEGLASSTTFKDAAGLSRTKFEAFLEDKRAELGLDFLYYLPRGAAQHAGTKWPVISAAINGPGATEIDIFSGGDLLAVDEDLALRARLPLIETEAAVPTDRNIEDRGMVVHTATGVSVPGRIGVLVGGILLNRNLDFIDTINALVYHSEGTESGDRQGTATLFLEDVRVSTNVRLFEGERALGTRVSAVVRHAVLDEGQTWLNRAFVVNDWYISGYLPLIDSMGHRVGMLYVGYLEAPFIAAKRGAYVLIFAAFAAVLALTIPLFLRLAGGIFSPLERMTQTMKRVEDGQLDARIGAVSAKDEIGEVAAHLDELLDQVQERDQALRSWADELNTRVEDRTKELRETNEKLEATYQQLVMSEKLASIGEITAGVAHEINNPVAVIQGNVDVIRETLADAADPVATELALIDQQISRINAIVGKLLQFARPGDYGVFAEQVDVSGVLDDCLVLVDYVLSKGDIKVEIERSDAPLVSINTGELQQVIINLVVNAVQAMDNKGKLTLTVGKSMRDGQIGTALVVSDTGPGVDTGRINTVFDPFYTTKLGEGTGLGLSVSQTLIAQADGLISVRNKAEGGAEFSVWLPEAQDDQEAA, encoded by the coding sequence ATGACGTCGGTTCGCCTCAGACTTTTGATCCTGGCCCTGTTGCCATTGGTGGTGCTTATGCCATTGCTGCTTTGGCTCGCAGTCAGCCGTTGGGCCGCCAATTACGACAATCTTTTGATTGCCAATGTCGAAAGCGATCTGCGCATCGCCGAGCAATATCTGGCTCAAATCATGACCACCACCGGAGACGGGGTCGAGGGGCTGGCGTCTTCGACAACCTTCAAGGACGCCGCAGGTCTGTCACGCACAAAATTCGAAGCCTTTCTGGAAGACAAACGTGCAGAGCTTGGTCTGGACTTTCTTTACTATCTGCCACGCGGCGCGGCACAGCACGCTGGAACCAAGTGGCCGGTGATCAGTGCGGCAATCAATGGACCGGGGGCAACAGAGATCGATATTTTTTCCGGGGGAGACCTTTTGGCGGTTGATGAGGATCTTGCCCTGCGGGCGCGCCTTCCTTTGATCGAAACCGAAGCCGCCGTTCCCACCGACCGTAACATCGAGGATCGCGGCATGGTGGTTCACACCGCGACGGGTGTTTCTGTCCCGGGTCGTATTGGTGTTTTGGTCGGAGGTATCCTTCTCAATCGCAACCTTGATTTCATCGACACGATCAACGCTCTTGTCTACCACTCAGAAGGCACCGAAAGCGGCGATCGCCAAGGCACAGCGACGCTCTTTCTTGAGGACGTGCGCGTGTCGACCAATGTGCGGCTTTTTGAGGGAGAACGCGCGCTTGGCACACGCGTGTCCGCGGTCGTGCGGCATGCCGTCTTGGATGAGGGGCAGACCTGGCTCAATCGCGCGTTTGTCGTAAACGATTGGTATATCTCCGGCTATCTGCCCTTGATCGATAGCATGGGCCATCGAGTGGGCATGCTCTATGTCGGGTATCTTGAAGCCCCGTTCATCGCAGCCAAGCGCGGAGCTTACGTTCTGATCTTTGCCGCTTTCGCTGCGGTGCTTGCCCTCACAATCCCGCTGTTTCTGCGACTCGCAGGTGGTATTTTCTCGCCATTGGAGCGAATGACGCAAACCATGAAGCGCGTCGAAGACGGGCAATTGGATGCCCGTATCGGTGCAGTCTCGGCCAAGGACGAGATCGGTGAGGTCGCCGCGCATCTCGATGAGTTGCTTGATCAGGTTCAGGAACGTGACCAGGCGCTCCGGTCTTGGGCGGATGAACTGAACACGCGCGTTGAAGATCGCACCAAGGAACTGCGCGAGACCAACGAAAAGCTGGAAGCGACATATCAGCAGCTGGTGATGAGCGAAAAGCTCGCCTCCATCGGTGAAATCACCGCTGGCGTTGCGCATGAGATCAACAATCCGGTTGCCGTGATCCAGGGCAATGTGGATGTGATCCGTGAAACTCTGGCAGATGCAGCCGACCCCGTTGCGACGGAACTTGCGCTCATTGACCAGCAGATTTCCCGAATCAACGCCATTGTCGGAAAGCTTTTGCAATTTGCTCGACCCGGCGACTACGGCGTGTTCGCCGAACAGGTGGATGTGTCCGGCGTTCTGGACGATTGCCTGGTGCTTGTGGACTATGTTCTGAGTAAAGGTGACATAAAGGTTGAGATCGAGCGCTCTGATGCGCCTCTCGTCAGCATCAATACAGGCGAATTGCAGCAAGTGATCATCAACCTTGTGGTCAATGCGGTGCAAGCCATGGACAACAAAGGCAAGCTTACTCTGACCGTTGGCAAATCCATGCGAGACGGGCAGATCGGTACGGCGCTTGTGGTGTCCGACACTGGGCCGGGCGTGGATACCGGGCGGATCAACACAGTATTTGATCCGTTTTACACAACCAAGCTTGGCGAAGGCACCGGACTAGGCCTTTCCGTCAGTCAAACGCTCATTGCTCAAGCCGATGGGCTCATTTCAGTGCGCAACAAAGCCGAAGGTGGTGCGGAATTTTCCGTCTGGTTGCCCGAGGCGCAGGACGACCAAGAGGCCGCCTAG
- a CDS encoding sigma-54-dependent transcriptional regulator, translating to MNKPAAQSATASAVRPDKEYGESLQFASVLVIDDEPGMRNFLTKILEPRVKRIEQARSTEQASAILDQSHFDLVILDNIMPKKTGLQWLEEQRQVGLFADAIMITAYADLDTAIQALRTGVADFVLKPFRANQILNAVARALDRKFLRRENFLLKHELTGGSTRGPGRLLGYSPAIQAVRDTLGKVAPTPTPVLFTGASGTGKEVAARTLHGLSDRADKPFVAVNCATISPDHIAEELFGVIEGQAHRKDGLFLHADGGTLFLDEVALLPDQVQAALLRVLEDHRIRPLGAEREIPLNLRFFFATNANLKDEVAEGRFRADLYHRINVVQVQMPNLCDRQEDIVELASLFMSESSETLGLPALDLNEEVLLKLSRYNWPGNVRELRNLIERSVILGAFPEEFDGRGAVTGAQAIETLELVEQRHILNVLDACGGNRAEAARRLGVSRKTIDRKCAAWVG from the coding sequence ATGAACAAACCTGCGGCGCAGTCGGCCACCGCGTCAGCGGTACGACCGGATAAGGAATACGGAGAGAGTCTACAATTTGCATCGGTGCTTGTGATTGATGACGAACCGGGTATGCGGAACTTTTTGACGAAAATTCTGGAACCGCGGGTCAAGCGGATCGAGCAGGCCCGTTCAACGGAACAGGCGTCGGCCATTCTGGATCAGTCGCATTTCGATCTGGTGATCCTTGACAATATCATGCCCAAAAAGACCGGGCTACAATGGCTGGAAGAACAGCGGCAGGTCGGGCTTTTCGCCGACGCGATCATGATCACGGCCTATGCCGATCTGGATACGGCCATTCAGGCGCTGCGCACGGGCGTGGCGGATTTTGTGCTCAAGCCGTTTCGGGCCAATCAAATCCTGAATGCCGTGGCGCGTGCCCTGGACCGCAAATTTCTGCGGCGCGAGAATTTCCTGCTCAAACATGAACTCACTGGCGGCAGTACACGTGGACCTGGGCGTCTACTGGGGTATTCCCCCGCCATTCAGGCGGTACGTGACACGTTGGGCAAAGTGGCCCCAACACCGACGCCGGTGCTTTTCACCGGGGCAAGTGGTACGGGCAAGGAGGTTGCTGCGCGCACCTTGCATGGTTTGTCGGATCGTGCGGATAAACCCTTTGTCGCGGTGAACTGTGCTACGATTTCTCCTGATCACATCGCTGAAGAGCTGTTTGGTGTCATCGAAGGGCAGGCGCATCGTAAGGACGGGCTGTTTCTGCATGCAGATGGTGGCACGCTCTTTCTGGACGAAGTTGCGCTATTGCCGGATCAAGTGCAAGCAGCTTTGCTGCGTGTGCTGGAAGATCACCGTATCCGCCCTTTGGGGGCCGAGCGCGAAATACCTTTGAACCTGCGGTTTTTCTTTGCGACCAACGCCAATCTTAAAGACGAGGTCGCCGAAGGTCGTTTTCGTGCGGATCTTTACCACCGGATTAATGTCGTTCAGGTGCAGATGCCCAATCTCTGCGACCGCCAGGAAGATATTGTCGAGCTTGCCTCCTTGTTCATGAGTGAATCCTCGGAAACTCTGGGGCTGCCCGCGCTTGATCTGAACGAAGAAGTGTTGCTCAAGCTGAGCCGCTATAATTGGCCGGGCAACGTGCGGGAACTTCGCAATCTGATTGAAAGATCGGTGATTTTGGGGGCGTTCCCCGAAGAGTTTGATGGTCGCGGTGCAGTTACCGGGGCACAGGCCATTGAGACGCTTGAGTTGGTCGAGCAACGCCACATCCTGAATGTTCTGGACGCATGTGGCGGCAACCGGGCGGAGGCCGCGCGGCGGCTGGGTGTCTCACGCAAAACGATTGACCGCAAATGTGCGGCCTGGGTTGGCTAG